Part of the Gemmatimonadota bacterium genome is shown below.
ACGGGGCGCGTCACGCTGAGCGACCTGTGCCTGATCGAGACGGAAGGGTTCCCGTCACGGACGCCCGCCGCCAGCTCTGAATCGGGAAAGGTCCGGCGCAAGGAACGGGACCTGGAGGACGAGGCGGAGTTTCTGCGGGTGTTGCGCGAGCGCTTCGGAATCGAAGGGATATGAGCGAATTAATCATTGTGGGTGACCGGGTGCTCGTCGAGCAGCATGACGGCGAACAGCTTACCCACTCGGGACTGTACCTGCCGGCCACGGTGACCGAGAAGGAGAAGGTGGGGACCGGAAAGGTCGTCCGCGTGGGACCGGGGCACCTGATGCCCAATCCCGACTACAATGAGGGCGATCCGGTCACGAGACCCGCCGAATCGGTGCGCTATCTGCCGCTTCAGGCCCAGCCGGGCGACTTCGCCTTCTACCTGCGCAAGGAGTCCATCGAGATCAACTACCAGGAGAAAACCTATATCATCGTCCCGCACAACGCCATCCTGGCGCTGGTGCGATCCGACGGCAACGTGCTGCAGGACCTCGAGGACCTGCTCGGCGAAGAGTAGCGTG
Proteins encoded:
- a CDS encoding co-chaperone GroES, with product MSELIIVGDRVLVEQHDGEQLTHSGLYLPATVTEKEKVGTGKVVRVGPGHLMPNPDYNEGDPVTRPAESVRYLPLQAQPGDFAFYLRKESIEINYQEKTYIIVPHNAILALVRSDGNVLQDLEDLLGEE